From Geotalea uraniireducens Rf4:
GTAAATGCACTTGATCTGCTTGAAACCCTGGCGGAAGAGACGCACAACCTCACCGTTTCGTACCTTGCTCATAAGCTGGGTTTGAGCCGGAACAAGGTGACCAGGTTGTTGGCCATTCTGGAGAAGCGCGAACTGGTGGTATGCGACGCCATCAGCGGGGGGTACAGTCTGGGGCTTTCGGCAGTGGGGCTTGCCCAGAGTTTTCTGAGGAATGTAACTGGAAAAGGGGGGGGTGACTGAATATCGGCTAACCTATCGATGATGTAATGGGATGCGGATCGGCGCGGGGTCAAATTTATCGGTAAAGGAGCACAAACCATGGCAGAACGAAAGTACGACTGGGGTGAGATAGCACGAAATTCCAAGTATCTGCAATTAAAGAGCAAGAAAAGGACATTTCTCTTCGGCTGGTGGATCGCATCTTCGATTTATTACTTCTCGTTGCCGCTCCTCTCCGGCTATGTTCCCGATTTGTTCAAAATCAAAATAATCGGCGTCATCAACTTCGGTTACCTGTTCATCCTGTCCCAATTCGTCATGTCGTTCTTTGTGGCGATCTACTATACAAAGGTCGCCAACAGCGAATTCGACCGTTTGACCGATGAACTCGTCAGTGAAATTCAATAAGGAGGTGATACATGTTTACCAAAGCACTGTCAGCAACGATGCTCATGCTTTTTTTGACCATGCCGGGACTCGCCGCCGAACCGCCGAAGCAGGCGCCCCAATCGGCAACGACTGCCGCAGCGCCGGTGCAGAGTCAGGCAGTACCTGCAGCGCAAGCGGCTCCCGCAGCAAAAGCGGCCGTTCCCGCAGCACCGGCTCTCCAGGAAAAGGTCCGGCCCAACCGGTCCATCACCATTACCATGTTCATGGCGATCATCGGCATCACGCTCTGCGTCGTAATCTGGGCAGCCAAGCAGACCAAGTCGGCTGCCGACTTCTACACCGCAGGCGGAGGGATTACCGGGCTTCAGAACGGCTGGGCCATTGCCGGCGACTACATGTCGGCCGCCTCGTTCCTCGGCATGTCCGGCCTGATCTCGCTCTACGGCATCGACGGTTTCATGTACGCGGTCGGCCCCATGTTCTCGTTCATCGCCATCCTGCTGGTGGTGGCGGAACCGTGCCGCAACGCAGGCAAATACACCCTGGGCGACATCCTCTCCTTCCGCGCCTCGGCAAAGCCGGTGCGGGCCGTGGCAGCGCTTTCCACGGTCACGGTGTCGCTCTTCTACCTGATCGCCCAGATGGTCGGGGCCGGCAAGCTGATGCAGGTGCTGCTGGACATTCCCTACCGTTTCTCGGTCATCGGTGTCGGCGTCCTGATGGTGGGCTATGTTGTCTTCGGCGGCATGAAGGCCACCACCTGGGTACAGATCATCAAGGCCGGTCTGCTCATGTCGGGCACCGTCCTTCTTGCCCTCCTGGTCATGTTCAAGGCGGGCCTCAACCCGTTCGGATTTTTCTCGGATATCGTCAATAACCAGCTCATCCAGGACCACGTGAGGATGAACGTCCTCAAGGATGCGCTGCCGAAGCCGGGCGTCGACTACGGGCAGCGCTTTCTGGAGCCGGGGCTGTTCCTGAAGAATCCACTTGACCAGATCTCCCTCGGCATTGCCTGGGCGTTGGGCGCAGCCGGCCTGCCCCATATCCTGATGCGCTTTTTCACCGTTCCCAATGCAAAAGAGGCACGGAAATCCATCGTCATCGCCCTTTTTATCAACGGCACATTTTTCTTCCTCATCAATCTCATAGGTTTCGGCGCTGCGCTCTACCTGACCCCGCAACTGATCAGCTCCGTTGACAAGGGCGGCAACATGGCGACGTTGCTGCTGGCCCAGAAACTGGGGGGCGGCGCAGGCTCCATTGGTGGCGACATGTTCCTGGCATTCATCTGCGCCGTGGCCTTCGCCACCATCCTGGCGGTTGTTTCCGGCCTGGTTCTGGCCGCTTCCGCCGCCATTGCCCACGATGTGTACGTGAACATCATCAAGGACGGAAAGGCCGATCAGCACCTGCAGGTCAAGGTGGCCCGCATTACCTCTCTCTGTGTCGGGATAGCCGCTATCATCATGGGGCTTATGGCCGAGAAGGAGAACGTTGTCGCCCTGGTAGCCCTGGCCTTTGCCGTGGCGGCATCGGGAAATTTCCCGGCGGTCATCCTCTCGCTCTTCTGGCGCCGCTTCAATACGGCCGGCATCATTTCCGCCCTGCTGGTGGGGACCATTACGGCCCTGGGTCTCGTGGTGGTGTCGCCGGTCATGACCTATCCGCAGAAGATCGCTGACGATGCCGGAAAGATCATTGTGACCCTGGAGAAAAAACAGGCCGAGGGGGCCGTTCTGGCCGACAAGGAGCTGACGGCCCTGGACAAGTCGCGCAAGGACTTCGCGAAGAACAACGGTGGGACCTCCATGGTCGGGCTGAAGGCGCCTCTCTTTCCGCTCAAGAATCCGGGCATCGTCTCCGTGCCCCTCGGTTTCCTCGCCGCCATCTTCGGTTGCCTCCTCTTCCGCGACCGGCGGGCCGAAGAAATGTTCGACGAGATCGAGGTGCGGCAGATTACGGGCATCGGCATAGCCAAGGCGACCGATCATTAAGGAAACGAGCCTTTTTCGCCCTGGCTGCGTAAGTCTTCGGGGCTGCTTGTGTGGCGTAGCGATGTTTATGGCCTCCGAGGAGATCCTGCGGGAGACGCCGATCTGGCCGAAATTTCGCGCCCGGAAGGTAGATTGACCAGTACTGTACGGTTAGGTTTTTCCATCCACACTCCCCCCCTCACCCTAGCCCTCTCCTTTAGGCCCGCAATTTGGGTCCACAAGGGGCGAGGGGACTTTAAAGCTCCCCTCCCTTGATGGGAGGGGTTGGGGGAGGGTGCAATGTGCAGGTTTTTATGGCTTGGAGAGTCAGTGCAATTTTCTACCGGATACTACTGAGATTGACAGCATATATTACCCCGCGCTGCGGCGCGGGGAATTTTTCGGCAGTTGCAGGCAGAGAAATTAAACAATGGTGGACGAGGGGGGGCCATGGGTGATGCAGAATTGCATGGATATGCGATAGCGACGGAGATGGCGGGGGATGAGGGGGTCCAGCTGCTCTCCGGCCTGGGCAAGGGAGAGTTGATAAAGATCATCATTGATGACGCGAAAAACTGGCTGGCCCACGACGGGCTCTGGTTCCAGGCAGTGGAGAGCGTCCACGGCATGGACGAGGCCATTGCCGCCGACCGGGCCGCCTGGGAGAAGTTCACCGTCATCGAGGCAAAGCGGATCATGGAACGCCTCGGCATGAAGCCCGGCGGCGGCATCCCTGCCCTGGTGGAATGCCTCAAGCACCGCCTCTATGCGCGGCTGAACCTCCAGGACGTCATGGAACAGAGCGACAGCCGGGTGGTGTTCCGCATGGTGGATTGCCGTGTCCAGTCGGCTCGCAGGCGCAAGGGGCTCGCCGACTTCCCGTGCAAGACGGTGGGAATCGTCGAGTACGCGGAGTTCGCCAGGACCATCGACCCGCGCATCAGGACCCGGTGTATCGCCTGTCCGCCGGATGCGCATCCGGATCAATACTGGTGCGCCTGGGAATTTACTCTTTGAGGAACGAGGAAAAAGGAGCGAGGAACGAGGAACGAGGAAAAAGGAACGAGGAGCGAGGAAAAAGGAACGAGGAGCGAGGAAAAAGGAGCGAGGAACGAGGAAAAAGGAGCGAGGATAATGGCGCGAGGTGAGAGCCTAGAGCCTAGAGGTTTTCCTCGAACCTCGAACCTCGATCCTCGATCCTCATATATACGTGAAACGAGGAGAACCGACATGCACACAACCGCCGCAGCACCCTATACATCCAAAAACAAGATCCGTTTCGTGACCGCAACCAGCCTGTTCGACGGTCACGACGCAGCTACCAATATTATCCGTCGCATGCTCCAGTCCTCGGGGGCCGAGGTGATCCACCTGGGGCACAATCGCTCCGTGGATGTGATCGTCACCGCCGCCATTCAGGAGGACGCCCAGGGGATAGCGGTCAGTTGCTACCAGGGTGGCCACGTGCCGTTCTTCAAATACATCTGCGACCTGCTCAAAGAGCGGGGCGCCGGGCATATCCGGGTCTTCGGCGGTGGCGGCGGGGTGATCGTCCCCGAAGAGATCCGGGAGATCGAAGGCTACGGGGTGAGCAAGATATTCTCACCCGAAGACGGCCGGCGCATGGGGCTGCAGGGGATGGTCAACCACATGCTGGAGCTATGCGATTTCCAGCCGGAACGGGACCTGGATACGGAAATCGAACGGCTTAAAGGACGGGACATCCGCTCGGTCAATACCCTCATCTCCCTGGCCGAACAGGCGGTCCACGAGCATACGGAAGGGTATGGAAAGGTCAGGGAGCGGGTTCGCGCCATGGGGAGCAAGGTGCCGGTACTGGGCATTACCGGCACCGGCGGGGCGGGGAAGAGCTCCCTTACCGATGAGCTGGTGCGCCGATTGATACGGGATTTCCCGGAGAAGAGCGTGGCGATCCTGGCGGTAGACCCTTCCCGGCAGCGGACCGGCGGCGCGCTCCTGGGCGACCGGATCAGGATGAACTCCATCAATACCGACCGGGTCTACATGCGCTCGCTGGCCACCCGCGACTCCCGTTCCGAGCTGTCCGCCGCCATTGAAGACGCCATTGCCGTGGTGCGGGCGGCAGGCTTCGACCTGGTGATCGTCGAGACCTCCGGCATCGGCCAGGGGGATGCCGGGGTGGTGGAGATCTGTGACGTATCCCTCTACGTCATGACCTGCGAATTCGGCGCGCCGACCCAGCTGGAAAAGATCGACATGCTCGACTTCGCCGACATCGTCGCCCTCAACAAGTTCGAGCGGAAGGGTTCGGAGGATGCCATGCGCAACGTGCGCAAGCAGTACCGGCGCAACCGCAACCTGTTCGACCTCGCCGACGAGGAGCTGCCGGTGTTCGGCACTATCGCTTCCCAGTTCAACGACCCCGGCACCAATGTCCTTTACCGGGCGGTGCTCGACCGGTTCAACGAGAAGAAGGGGCTCGGCTGGCAGTCGCAGCTTGCCATTACCGAGCGGGAGAGCCTGAAGAAGTACATCATCCCATCCGACCGGATTCATTACCTGGGGGAGATCGTCCAGTCGGTGCGCGGCTACCGGAAAACCGCGGCGGAGCAGGCGCAGATCGCCCGCACCCTCTTCCAGCTCAAGGGGACCCGTGCCCTCCTTGCCGACAGTGACGCGACCGCGGCGGGGGTTGACCAACTGATAGGATATTACGAGGCCAAGCTCCGGGATGAGCCGCGCCGGATCATCGAGAGCTGGCCGGGAATGAAGCAATCGTACCGTCAGGACGCCCTCGTGACAAGTGTGAGGGACAAGGAAATCCGCACCGAACTCTACACCACCTCCCTCTCCGGGACCAAAATCCCCCGGGTCTGCGTCCCCGATTACGAGGACTGGGGGGAGATCGTCAAGTGGAGCATGAAGGAGAACGTGCCGGGCTCGTTCCCCTTTACCGCCGGGGTCTTCCCCTTCAAGCGGGTCGAGGAGGACCCTAAACGACAGTTCGCCGGCGAGGGGACCCCGGAGCGGACCAACCGGCGCTTTCACTACCTTTGCCGGGACGACGGCGCCAAGCGCCTTTCCACGGCCTTCGACAGCGTTACCCTCTACGGCGAGGACCCGGATTTTCCTCCCGACGTCTATGGCAAGGTGGGGGAGAGCGGCGTCTCCATCTGCACCGTGGAGGACGTGAAGAAGCTCTATGCCGGCTTCGACCTCTGCGCCCCCTCCACCAGCGTCTCCATCACCATCAATGGCCCGGCGCCGATGATGCTCGCCATGTTCTTCAATGCGGCCATCGACCAGCAGGTGGACCGGTTCCGCGGGGAAAAGGGGCGTGAGCCCGCCGCCGCCGAGTACGAGCTGATCCGGGCTTGTACCCTGCAGACCGTGCGCGGCACTGTCCAGGCCGACATCCTCAAAGAAGACCAGGGGCAGAACACCTGCATCTTCTCCACCGAGTTCGCCCTGAAGATGATGGGTGACATCCAGCAGTACTTCATCGACAAGCAGGTGCGGAATTATTACTCCGTCTCCATCAGCGGCTACCACATCGCCGAGGCCGGGGCGAACCCCATCAGCCAGCTCGCCTTCACCCTTTCCAACGGCTTCACCTATGTGGAGTATTACCTTTCCCGGGGGATGCACATCGACGACTTCGCCCCGAACCTCTCCTACTTCTTCTCGAACGGCCTCGACCCGGAGTACACGGTGATAGGCCGTGTGGCGCGGCGCATCTGGGCGGTAACCATGCGGGAGAAATACGGCGCCAACGAGCGGAGCCAGAAGCTCAAGTACCACATCCAGACCTCCGGCCGCTCGCTCCATGCCCAGGAAATGGACTTCAACGACATCCGCACCACCCTACAGGCGCTGATGGCCCTCTACGACAACTGCAACTCGCTGCACACCAACGCCTACGACGAGGCGGTCACGACACCCTGCGAGGAGTCGGTGCGCCGCGCCATGGCGGTGCAGATGATCATCACCAAGGAGTTGGGGCTGAACAGGAACGAGAACCCGCTCCAGGGGGCGTTCATTATCGACGAACTGACCGACCTGGTGGAGGAGGCTGTGCTGGCCGAGTTCGAAAGGATCGACCAGCGGGGCGGGGTGCTCGGCGCCATGGAGACCCAGTACCAGCGGAGCAAGATCCAGGACGAGTCCATGCTTTACGAGCACAAGAAGCACTCGGGCGAGCTCCCCATCATCGGCGTCAACACCTTCCTGAACCCCCGCGCCGATGAGGACGGATACCAGGTGCCGGGCGAACTGGCCCGGGCTACCATTGAAGAAAAGGAGCAGCAGATTCGAAACCTGCGCGCCTTCCAGGAGCGGAACAGGGTAAAGGCCCCGCTGGCCCTGAAGCGCCTCCAAGAGGTGGCTGTCAGTGGCGGCAATATCTTTGCCGAGTTGATGGAGACGGTGAAGTACGCCTCTCTCGGCCAGATCACCAGGGCGTTGTTTGAGGTGGGGGGCGAATATCGAAGAAACATGTGATGGCGGCGATTGCGAATTTCGAAATATATGACAGAATAATCATTTGAGATTTTCTTCGTGTCCATTGCGCCTTTGCAGTTCAAAGAGTCCGGTTTCCCCAGCTGATTTTTCAAAGGAGTCACCCCATGACCCGCCCCAAAGAAACCTCATACTACCAAACCCTTCCCCTCAGTACCGACCTTGCCCTGCGCCGTCGCTACATGGTGGTGGACGAGCCGATTCCGGGAAACCTCCGCTTCGGCCTTTTGCTGGAGATCCTGGACCTGGTCGCCGAGAAGACCGCCTTGAATTATGTGAATCGTTTCTACCCGGATGCGCGGGTAGTGACGGCGGCCATCGACAACATCTTCGTCCGCCATGCCGCTGACGTGACCAGAGACATCGTCTTCCACGCCCGCATCAATCACGTCGGGCGGTCATCGCTTGAGATCGGCATCCGCGTCGAACAGCCGGGCGATCCCACCAACCACATCGCCTCCTGCTACTTCACCATGGTGGCCCGCTCCGGCATGGGGGAGGGGGCGGTGAGCGTGACGCTCCCCCCGCTGGAATACCTGGACGAAACGGAACAGGCGCGGGCGAAGAAGGCGTTGTCGGGACGGGATGAGTACCGCCAGCAGCAGGCGCTCCTGACGGAGCCCCCGTCGCGGGAGGAGTACGAGATGCTCGCCGCCCTGCACAAGGCCCAGGAGGAGCCGGGGTTCTCCGGCCTTCTGGCCGGGCGCCTGGTGGCCGATGCCTGGGAGCGGATGTACCCGGAGCAGGAGAACGTGCCGCAGAAGATCTTCGGCGGCTACCTGATCCGGCGCGCCTACGAGCTTTCCGCCATCTGTTCGGAGCTGGTGGCGCCGGACCGCTCCATCGTCGCCGCGGTGAACCGGATCAACTTCTTCCACCCGGTCCGGATGGGTGACAAGCTCCACTTCACCTCACGGGTGGTTTACACCAGTGGCAGCTTCGTCTGCGTTGAAGCGAGCATCGAGCGGCTCAGCCTCGACCGGACCAGCAAGGCGCTCTCCAATTCGTGCTTGTTCACCTTCGTCAACGTGGACCGGGAACTGGTGCACCAGCCGGTGCCTGCCATCTATCCTGCCACCTATGTCGAAGATGCCAGCTACCTGGCGGCCCACCGGAGCTACCAGTCGATCGTCCGGCATCATGCGATCATATAGGCGCTTGCGGCTTGAGTCCCTTGCGGTAAGTTTTTTGTATCCGCACTTCCCCCCTCACCCTAGCCCTCTCCTTTAGGCCCGCAATTTGGGTCCACAAGGGGCGAGGGGACTTTAAAGCTCCCCTCCCTTGATGGGAGGGGTTGGGGGAGGGTCCCGGTTATGCCGGGGATTAAGGCGAAGAACCTTTGTCGGGACGCTGATGAACGCGGATTAAATGCTGAAAATCTGGAGGAATTATGGATATTTTCCAAGCGATCAACGATAGAAGGAGCATCAGGAAATACAAAGATATCCCGGTAGAGTGGGAGAAGATCGGCCAGGTGCTCGACGCGGCCCGGCTCGCCCCTTCCTGGAAGAACATGCAGTGCTGGCGTTTCCTGGTCCTGACTGCTTCCGATAAGAAAGACGCTATGCTCTCCGCCTTCCCCGACGATAATCCGGGGAAAAAGGCCATTGCCCAGGCGCCGGTGGTGATCGTGGTCTGTGCTGACCCGGCCGAATCGGGGATAGAGAACGGCGTCGAGTACTACATCGCCGATACGGCCATCGCCTTCGAGCATATCTGCCTGGCGGCCCATGGATTGGGGCTCGGCACCTGCTGGATGGGGTGGTACGACGAAGCGGCCATCAAGGGGGAACTTGGCATTCCCGACGGAATCCGGGTGGTGGGGGTGACGCCGCTCGGCTACCCCGACCAGGAGCCGAAGCAGCGGCCGCGCAAGGAACTCGCTGAAATTGCCTATTACAATGATTGGGGGAAGACCGAATGTTGACTAAAATGGAATCGGAACAGCGGATCATCAGGCTGCAGAAGGAACTGAAGGAGAAGGGGCTCGACGGGGCGCTCTTCATCTATCCCATCGACGTCTATTATTTCGCCGGCACCCGCCAGAACTCCACCATCTGGATACCGGCGGACGGCAATCCGCGCCTTTTTGCCCGGAAGAGCTACGCACGCGCCCTGACTGAGAGCCTCATCGAGGATACCCGACCGTTTCCGGGAAGCAAGGAGTTTCCTGCCCTGTTCGGCGCGGAGGTGCGAAAGATCGGCTTCACTTTCGACGTGGCGCCGGTGCAGCAGTACAACTACTACTCCAAGCTCCTGCCGGGGCGTGAGTTTGCCGACATCTCCGCCATCAACCGGGATATCCGATCGGTCAAGTCGGAGTGGGAGCTGGAGCGGATGCGCCACAGCGGTGACCATCTCTGCGAGGTGTTCCGCCAGGTGCCGGAGTTTCTCAAGGCGGGAATGCGGGAAATCGACCTGGCCGCCGAGTTCGAATACCGGCTGCGAAAGGCGGGGGGCGAGGGATACGTGCGGATGCGCGCCTTCAACCAGGAGCTGTTCCAGGGACTGGCGGTCAGCGGCGCCACCTCCGGCAACCCCGGCTTCTTCGACGGTGCGGTAACCGGCCGGGGGCTCTCCACCGCCTCTCCCCACGGCGCCTCCACCGAAGCAATCACCGCCAACACTCCCGTTCTCATCGACTACACCGGTGTCTTCAACGGCTACATCGTCGACATGACCCGGATCTTCGCCATCGGCAAGCTTGCGCCGGAGCTGGAGCATGCCTTTGCCACCTCCCTTGCCATCCAGCAGCACCTGGTGGAAAACCTGAAGCCGGGTGTCATCTGCGAGGAACTGTTCTTCAAGGCCGCCGAAATGGCGGAACAGGCGGGGCTGGGGCAGAATTTCATGGGCGCGCCGGGGGAAAACGCCAAATTTGTCGGCCACGGTGTCGGGCTGGAGCTGGACGAGTATCCGGTCCTGGCCCAAGGCTTCAAGGTGCCGCTCCAGGCGGGGCAGACCATTGCCATTGAGCCCAAGTTCGTCCTCCCCGGCATGGGTGTGGTGGGGATCGAAAATACCTTTGCAGTGAGCAGCCACGGCGGGGTGAAGATCACCGATCTGGCGGATGAGATCGTTTATCTGTAGTGGCGCCGTGAGGAGTGAGGAGAAATGGTCATCAAGGGGCAACCAGCGGGTTGCCCTTTTTTTGATTCATTCCCATGTTTTAGAAGTATTTAAATATCTAATGTTAATTGACTATGCCAGTGTTTATGGTATGTGAATTGGTATTAATTTGCAATGATTAAGATGCGCGGTCTAGGGTTGATAAGTCAGGAATAATAGCCAAGGAGGAAAAAACGATGGACAACAAAAAGAGCAAAAGTGCAGCAATCACCGCTGGCACCGGCGAGACTTGGGATACAGGGTCCTGCCGTACATGGAGCAAACCCATAGTCACGCGTATCAACATTAAGAAAACTATGTTGTCAACTGGCAGTGTTAATGATGGCGATGGAAGTACCAATGAAGGGTAACACACACGTATGTCGGCCACCAGGAGTCTTGCCCGAGAACGCGGGCAGCAAATACTTAAAAAGACATATTGTGCCCCAGGAGTATAAATGAGCTGTATCTTCGGTTTTTTACGGCGTGATGGTGCTTCAATCGCACCGCTTACCATGGAGACCATGCGGCGTCACATGGCTGAATGGGGGCCGGACGGCGGTGACGTGTTGCTGGACGGTCCTGCGGCGATGGGACAGATGCGTCTGTTCAGCACGCCTGAGGCGACGTATGAGAAGATGCCGCTCATTGATGCGGCAGAGGGCTTCATCTTTACCGCGGCCGGACGCGTGGACAACCGGCAAGAGTTGATCGCGGATTGCGGATTGCGGATTGCCGAATATGAAAAATGCGGAATCCCGGATGGTGAAGTGATCCTTCAGGCCTATCGCAAATGGGGCGAGGATTGCCCGAAGCGCATTTACGGAGACTGGTCTTTCGCCGTATGGCATCCCCGTGAACGCAGGCTTTTTCTCGCCCGCGACCACTATGGCAACACATCGCTTTATTATTATGCAGACCGGCATGTGTTTGCCTTTGCTTCTGACCGCAAAGCATTGCTCGCACTGGACCTTGTGCCCAAAGAGATGGACGAACTCTACCTTGCACAGGTGCTGGTTTCGTGGCCTGCTTATCACGGAGAGCGCACCATCCACACGCCTGTTAAGCGCCTGCCGCCTGCGCATTGCCTGACAGTTTCGCATGAACGCCTCGATGTGCGCCGGTATTGGCGATTGGAAGAGACTCCCGAACTGCGCCTGCCACGGCGTAATGATTATGTAGAGGCATTTCGCGATCTGTTCGATGAGGCGGTACGCTGCAGACTGAGGGTTGCAAACGGCGGCAACACACAAGGAAATGGGGCCGGGCAAATTGCCGTAACACTCAGCGGGGGGCTGGATTCCGGGTCGGTTACTGCCACGGCGGCGCATTTCCTGCGTAACGAAGGTAGACGCCTGACAGCTTTTACTTCTGTGCCGCTTTCGGATACAAGCGCCTATGTAAAAAAGAACTTTGGCGATGAGTTTCCCTTTGCCCGGTCTACCGCGCAATTCGCCGGGAATGTAGATCATCTGCCCATCACCGCGGCAGCAATTACGCCCATACAGGCAATTCGTCGGATGCTTCGGATTCACGGCGAGCCGGCGCACGCCGCTGGAAATTTTTTCTGGATGCTGGAGCTGGAAGAGACTGCACGTGCCTGTGGCTGCCGTGCCCTGCTCACCGGTCAGGTGGGTAACGGTGGCATCTCATGGACAGGTGATGTGTTCTCACAGCCGCTCGCATTGCAGTTACGCCATTATGGCTGGAGGAAATGGA
This genomic window contains:
- a CDS encoding asparagine synthase-related protein produces the protein MSCIFGFLRRDGASIAPLTMETMRRHMAEWGPDGGDVLLDGPAAMGQMRLFSTPEATYEKMPLIDAAEGFIFTAAGRVDNRQELIADCGLRIAEYEKCGIPDGEVILQAYRKWGEDCPKRIYGDWSFAVWHPRERRLFLARDHYGNTSLYYYADRHVFAFASDRKALLALDLVPKEMDELYLAQVLVSWPAYHGERTIHTPVKRLPPAHCLTVSHERLDVRRYWRLEETPELRLPRRNDYVEAFRDLFDEAVRCRLRVANGGNTQGNGAGQIAVTLSGGLDSGSVTATAAHFLRNEGRRLTAFTSVPLSDTSAYVKKNFGDEFPFARSTAQFAGNVDHLPITAAAITPIQAIRRMLRIHGEPAHAAGNFFWMLELEETARACGCRALLTGQVGNGGISWTGDVFSQPLALQLRHYGWRKWTKESAKRIASPVLLKAYRRARMPKDYSWCQSSAIHPDFARRLNLLEQRLNDPAEHPRSPQEKRFQILQPGCSFVGALHAQMGAAHGLEIRDPTADARVLAFTLSVPDYIFMDPTTGLDRWLIREAMKGRLPDEVRLNRERGRQAGDLVPRLRACADEVETALDELAVGPAAAYLNVPYMREVWAMVRTDDTPEAFRKSVTILTRGIMAGLWVNGFYNVT